A window from Planococcus maritimus encodes these proteins:
- the tgt gene encoding tRNA guanosine(34) transglycosylase Tgt, which yields MTHAVTYEHIKTCKQTGARLGIVHTPHGSFETPAFMPVGTQATVKTMSPEELKAMNAGIILSNTYHLWLRPGNDVIKEAGGLHKFMNWDRPILTDSGGFQVFSLSEFRNIKEEGVHFRNHMNGDKLFLSPEKAMQIQNDLGSDIMMAFDECPPYPATHEYMKSSVERTSRWAERCLAAHARPEDQGLFGIIQGGEYEDLRRQSAEDLVALDFPGYAIGGLSVGEPKDVMNRALEFTTPFMPFDKPRYLMGVGSPDSLIDGAIRGIDMFDCVLPTRIARNGTLMTSEGRLNLKNAKFKRDFTPIDEKCTCYTCTNYTRAYVHHLLRADETFGIRLTSYHNLHFLLNLMEQVRQAIREDRLGDFREEFFEAYGFNKPNAKNF from the coding sequence ATGACCCATGCAGTAACTTACGAACACATTAAAACATGTAAACAAACAGGCGCACGCCTCGGCATCGTCCATACGCCACACGGCTCTTTTGAAACGCCGGCATTTATGCCTGTCGGGACGCAAGCGACTGTTAAGACGATGAGCCCGGAAGAACTGAAAGCCATGAACGCTGGCATCATCTTGAGCAACACCTACCATTTGTGGTTGCGCCCGGGAAATGACGTCATTAAAGAAGCGGGCGGCTTGCACAAATTCATGAACTGGGATCGTCCGATTTTGACCGATTCCGGTGGCTTCCAAGTGTTCTCACTTAGTGAATTCCGTAACATTAAAGAAGAAGGCGTTCATTTCCGCAACCATATGAACGGCGATAAATTGTTCTTGAGCCCGGAAAAAGCAATGCAAATCCAGAACGATCTCGGTTCTGACATCATGATGGCGTTTGATGAATGCCCGCCTTACCCGGCGACGCATGAATACATGAAATCCAGTGTGGAACGGACCTCTCGCTGGGCGGAACGCTGCCTAGCAGCCCACGCACGTCCTGAGGATCAAGGCTTGTTTGGCATCATTCAAGGCGGCGAATACGAAGATCTTCGCCGGCAGAGTGCAGAAGACCTCGTCGCACTCGATTTCCCGGGTTATGCGATCGGTGGATTGTCTGTTGGTGAACCAAAAGACGTCATGAACCGTGCGCTCGAATTCACGACGCCGTTTATGCCATTCGATAAACCGCGCTATTTGATGGGCGTTGGCTCACCTGATTCCTTGATCGATGGTGCTATTCGCGGCATCGATATGTTCGACTGCGTGTTGCCGACGCGCATCGCTCGCAACGGCACGTTGATGACAAGCGAAGGCAGACTGAACTTGAAAAATGCTAAGTTCAAGCGTGATTTCACGCCAATCGATGAGAAATGTACATGTTATACATGCACGAATTACACGCGTGCTTATGTCCATCATTTATTGCGCGCCGATGAAACCTTCGGAATTCGCCTTACGAGTTATCATAACCTGCATTTTCTGTTAAACTTAATGGAACAGGTGCGTCAAGCGATTCGTGAAGACCGCCTGGGAGATTTCCGCGAAGAATTTTTTGAAGCGTACGGATTCAACAAACCGAATGCAAAAAACTTCTGA
- the yajC gene encoding preprotein translocase subunit YajC, which yields METLIALSPLLLMFLLMWLFIIRPAQKRQKTTANMQSELKRGDRIVTIGGLHGQVDAVDDATIYITVADGTRMQFERQAIARIVE from the coding sequence ATGGAAACATTAATTGCGTTATCACCTTTACTATTGATGTTCTTGCTGATGTGGCTTTTCATCATCCGCCCGGCGCAAAAACGCCAAAAAACGACAGCTAACATGCAGTCGGAACTAAAGCGTGGGGACCGCATCGTGACGATCGGCGGCTTGCATGGCCAAGTCGACGCAGTAGACGACGCTACGATCTACATCACGGTAGCAGATGGCACGCGCATGCAATTCGAGCGCCAGGCAATCGCCCGCATCGTAGAATAA
- a CDS encoding post-transcriptional regulator: protein MMSYPEKYEQVLPALESKCSEFTYLQYETFTPEALWEYCLKKAWKKKKVEDMRLHEMVSDIMDLTASDFVAYHQVEGFKTANFFTEDSMEDLQQLLRPARPKSRGI, encoded by the coding sequence ATGATGAGCTATCCGGAAAAATACGAGCAAGTGCTGCCAGCATTAGAGAGCAAATGCAGCGAATTCACGTATTTGCAATACGAAACATTCACCCCGGAAGCGTTGTGGGAGTATTGCCTGAAAAAAGCGTGGAAAAAGAAAAAAGTCGAAGATATGCGCTTGCATGAAATGGTGTCAGATATCATGGATCTGACCGCTTCCGACTTTGTCGCGTATCATCAGGTAGAAGGCTTTAAAACCGCAAACTTTTTCACGGAAGACAGCATGGAGGACCTGCAGCAGCTTCTTCGTCCGGCGCGACCGAAATCGCGCGGGATTTGA
- the secDF gene encoding protein translocase subunit SecDF translates to MKARSRIIAFFLLVFLLIGLVGTTSLPIAKDINLGLDLQGGFEVLYQVEELEEGQEITEEVVSDTTDALRSRIDVLGVSEPNIQIESGNRIRVQLAGIEDQSSARELLSTEANLSFRDADDNVMLSGNDLAQGGATATFNQEGQPIVTLELNEPGKFAEVTGEIAQKSAPDNVLVIWLDFEEGVDSYQEERLKPDPKFVSDPRVSQRINSPSVEISGSFTVEETQNLAGILNAGALPVKLEEIYSTSVGAQFGEQALEQTTFAAGIGIAAVLIFMLLFYRFPGAIAVVTLSAYVYLILVIFEWIGGVLTLPGIAAIMLGVGMAVDANIITYERIREELRTGESVRDAFRTGARSSFSAIIDANITTLLAAAVLFYFGTSSVKGFATMLIISILASFLTAVWGSRLLLGLWVWSGFLDNKPGWFGLSKNKIHAKEEELHITDLTTPYDRFDFAGNRRKFFAGSLALILSGMVVLSIFQLNLGIDFSSGTRVEVTSESSLSQDEVASFLDGAGFPSDDIVMAGEGSSIGVVRYAEEFSQQEIEELKSAAVDEYGIEPNVSTVSPTVGIELAQNALYALAIAAVGIIIYVAFRFEWRMGVASVVALLHDAFFIVAAFSILRLEVDITFIAAVLTIIGYSINDTIVTFDRIRENMRRVKKVETVEQLEKIVNTSLRQTLTRSINTVLTVFLVVLALLIFGAASITNFSIALLIGLIAGTYSSIFIAAQLWLVLKKGELKKKGPIDIEKKEQESKWGSDEPVV, encoded by the coding sequence ATGAAAGCAAGATCTCGCATCATCGCCTTTTTCCTGTTGGTCTTTCTGCTCATCGGGCTCGTTGGCACGACCAGTCTGCCGATCGCCAAAGACATCAATCTCGGGCTCGATCTGCAAGGCGGATTCGAAGTTCTCTACCAAGTGGAAGAGCTTGAAGAAGGCCAGGAAATTACAGAAGAAGTTGTATCGGATACTACGGATGCACTGAGAAGCCGTATCGATGTGCTTGGCGTCAGTGAACCGAATATCCAAATCGAAAGCGGCAACCGAATTCGCGTTCAGTTGGCGGGCATCGAAGACCAATCGTCAGCACGCGAACTGCTTTCAACAGAAGCGAATTTATCGTTCCGCGACGCAGATGACAATGTCATGCTGTCCGGTAACGACCTTGCTCAAGGCGGCGCGACGGCCACTTTCAATCAGGAAGGCCAGCCGATCGTTACGCTGGAACTGAACGAACCCGGTAAATTCGCCGAAGTGACTGGCGAAATTGCCCAAAAATCCGCGCCGGATAATGTCTTGGTCATCTGGCTCGATTTCGAAGAAGGCGTTGATTCTTATCAGGAAGAACGTTTAAAGCCTGATCCGAAATTTGTTTCTGACCCGCGCGTTTCTCAGCGCATCAATTCACCAAGCGTTGAAATCTCGGGTTCATTTACTGTAGAGGAAACGCAAAACTTGGCGGGTATTTTAAATGCTGGTGCCTTGCCGGTGAAATTAGAAGAAATTTATTCGACCTCGGTCGGTGCGCAGTTTGGGGAACAGGCACTTGAACAGACGACATTCGCAGCCGGTATCGGCATCGCAGCAGTGTTGATCTTCATGCTATTGTTCTACCGTTTCCCAGGCGCGATTGCTGTTGTCACACTTTCCGCTTACGTTTATTTGATTCTCGTGATCTTCGAATGGATCGGCGGCGTCTTGACTTTGCCAGGTATTGCAGCCATCATGCTCGGTGTCGGGATGGCAGTCGATGCCAATATCATCACTTACGAGCGGATACGTGAAGAGCTGCGGACCGGTGAGTCTGTGCGAGATGCATTCCGTACAGGTGCTAGATCATCGTTCTCAGCAATCATTGATGCGAACATCACGACGCTTCTCGCTGCAGCTGTGTTGTTCTACTTCGGTACCAGCTCTGTCAAAGGCTTTGCGACGATGCTAATCATTTCGATTCTCGCGAGCTTCTTGACGGCCGTTTGGGGCTCTCGCTTGTTACTTGGGCTGTGGGTGTGGAGCGGCTTCTTAGATAATAAGCCTGGATGGTTCGGCTTATCAAAGAACAAGATTCATGCAAAAGAAGAGGAATTGCACATCACCGATTTGACAACGCCTTACGACCGCTTTGACTTTGCTGGCAACCGCCGTAAATTCTTCGCTGGTTCGCTTGCGCTTATTTTGTCAGGTATGGTCGTGCTGTCGATTTTCCAATTGAATTTAGGCATTGATTTCTCCAGCGGTACACGCGTGGAAGTCACGTCTGAATCTTCCTTATCACAAGACGAAGTGGCAAGTTTCCTTGACGGTGCTGGCTTCCCTTCCGATGACATTGTCATGGCAGGAGAAGGTTCTTCCATTGGCGTTGTTCGCTATGCAGAGGAATTTAGCCAGCAAGAAATTGAGGAATTGAAATCGGCGGCTGTGGATGAATACGGCATCGAACCAAACGTCTCGACCGTATCGCCGACCGTCGGCATTGAACTGGCACAGAATGCCTTGTATGCCCTTGCCATCGCTGCAGTCGGCATTATCATCTATGTGGCGTTCCGCTTTGAATGGCGCATGGGGGTTGCTTCTGTCGTGGCGTTATTGCATGATGCATTCTTCATCGTTGCGGCATTCAGCATTTTGCGTCTCGAGGTGGATATTACCTTTATCGCCGCTGTACTGACGATCATTGGTTATTCCATCAACGATACGATTGTCACGTTTGACCGGATCCGCGAAAACATGCGCCGCGTTAAAAAAGTCGAAACAGTGGAGCAATTGGAGAAAATCGTCAATACTTCACTACGCCAGACTTTGACGCGTTCGATCAATACGGTACTGACGGTCTTCCTCGTCGTACTGGCGCTGTTGATCTTCGGAGCTGCATCGATTACCAATTTCTCGATTGCGCTTTTGATCGGCTTGATCGCAGGAACCTATTCATCGATTTTCATCGCTGCCCAGCTATGGCTTGTCTTGAAAAAAGGCGAGTTGAAAAAGAAAGGGCCGATCGATATCGAGAAGAAAGAACAAGAGTCCAAATGGGGCTCTGACGAACCAGTCGTATAA
- a CDS encoding LapA family protein: MKLQWLLLLGLVFAIIIAIFAVFNVDNVPVNYVFGESEWPLILVILVSALLGFLLSSILAMTRNYQLKRKVKTLQKDVAVKESLIATQQNEIAEYQKAGVSPDAMVVTGEERTHDQDESLRSQPKRDDFGVNDTEDRRPDSSRDGL; this comes from the coding sequence ATGAAATTGCAATGGCTCCTATTGCTCGGACTTGTTTTTGCTATCATCATCGCAATTTTCGCAGTGTTTAATGTCGATAATGTGCCGGTCAATTATGTCTTTGGAGAATCAGAGTGGCCGTTAATACTCGTCATTCTCGTCTCCGCTTTGCTTGGGTTCTTGTTATCAAGTATTCTTGCCATGACGCGCAATTACCAATTGAAGCGCAAAGTGAAGACGCTTCAAAAAGACGTGGCGGTCAAAGAATCACTTATCGCGACACAGCAAAACGAAATTGCAGAATACCAGAAGGCGGGTGTCTCGCCTGATGCGATGGTTGTCACCGGTGAAGAACGGACACATGATCAGGACGAGTCGCTTCGCTCGCAGCCAAAACGCGATGACTTTGGCGTCAACGATACAGAAGATCGCCGTCCGGACTCGAGCCGTGACGGATTGTAA
- the recJ gene encoding single-stranded-DNA-specific exonuclease RecJ — MIESKKRWQLTSPDEQAVQNLQQALSLSSVLAKILVTRGIDTVDKAEEFLAVELSGIHNPFLMKDMDVAVARIQQAIEAEEKILVYGDYDADGVTSTTVMMTVLEDLGANVSFKIPNRFDHGYGPNAELFKEAHAEGVKLIVTVDNGVSGIEPVRLANELGMDVIISDHHDIGDEMPEALAIIHPRHPQGNYPFGELAGVGVAFKMAQALYGDIPDHLTELVAIGTIADLVPLHGENRVLVKEGLRALQDSPMPAIAALADVAGVKQRDITEETIGFMFGPRINAIGRLQSADPAVRMFMTDDPSEARSLADGLDVLNKERQAIVKAISEQAIEQVEARYGEQLPHVIIVAQEGWNPGVVGIVASKLTEKFYRPSIVLSLDLANGKAKGSARSIEGFHLYNELAKNRDILPHFGGHPMAAGMTLAAADVDELRERLNEQAKNALTAEDLVPVVSIDIPVSLDEVDTETIEGMRRLAPFGMGFAKPKFYLEGVKVAGIRKIGASQAHLKMELAQNSSTLDAVGFGIGELGDQLTPDVKIDVIGDLQINEWNGRKKPQLLVEDIRTDEWQLFDIRGIRQVSRWSKLIPAQNQVYVAFQQETEAVFSSLLDGPIVSAQSLAEQGTAKDHLVLLDLPDSEEQLSSVLKQLKPKRVYAHFYAQESQYFERIPDRDQFKWLFGFVKKRGTFDFKKNGDELAKHKGWSRETLFFMLQVFFELGFVTLNNGITEIAQAPGKRDLTEAPAYQKRERQIALEQKLLYASYRDLKDWFDAQVSAKEEELWI, encoded by the coding sequence ATGATTGAATCCAAAAAAAGATGGCAATTGACAAGTCCGGATGAACAAGCGGTACAAAATTTACAGCAAGCGCTATCCTTGTCTTCTGTGTTGGCGAAGATTCTCGTCACGCGCGGAATCGACACGGTGGACAAAGCTGAAGAATTTCTGGCCGTCGAATTATCCGGCATACATAATCCGTTTTTGATGAAGGATATGGACGTCGCTGTGGCGCGTATCCAACAGGCGATTGAAGCGGAAGAAAAAATTCTGGTTTACGGCGATTACGATGCCGATGGCGTGACGAGTACGACTGTCATGATGACGGTGCTCGAAGATTTGGGTGCGAACGTATCGTTTAAAATCCCCAACCGTTTTGATCATGGCTACGGCCCGAATGCAGAGCTGTTTAAAGAAGCTCACGCTGAAGGCGTCAAATTGATCGTCACCGTAGACAACGGCGTATCCGGCATCGAGCCAGTACGCTTGGCAAACGAACTCGGCATGGACGTCATCATCAGTGACCACCACGATATCGGCGACGAGATGCCGGAAGCGCTCGCGATCATCCATCCTCGGCATCCACAGGGCAATTACCCATTCGGCGAATTGGCCGGTGTCGGAGTGGCGTTCAAGATGGCGCAAGCGCTTTATGGCGACATTCCGGATCATTTGACGGAGTTAGTCGCAATCGGCACCATCGCTGACTTAGTGCCTTTGCACGGTGAAAACCGCGTGCTGGTCAAAGAAGGCTTACGGGCCTTACAGGATTCGCCGATGCCTGCGATTGCAGCGCTTGCGGATGTGGCAGGCGTCAAGCAGCGCGATATTACGGAAGAGACGATTGGCTTTATGTTCGGCCCACGCATCAATGCGATTGGCCGCTTGCAATCGGCTGATCCGGCAGTGCGGATGTTCATGACGGATGACCCGTCAGAAGCTCGTTCACTCGCAGATGGCTTGGACGTTTTGAACAAAGAACGTCAGGCCATCGTTAAGGCGATTTCTGAGCAAGCAATTGAGCAAGTAGAAGCGCGCTACGGCGAGCAGTTGCCGCACGTCATTATCGTTGCCCAGGAAGGCTGGAACCCTGGCGTTGTCGGCATTGTAGCCTCGAAATTGACCGAGAAATTTTACCGTCCGTCAATTGTATTGTCACTTGATTTGGCGAATGGCAAAGCAAAAGGTTCGGCGCGCAGTATCGAAGGCTTCCATCTATACAACGAACTTGCCAAAAACCGCGACATCCTGCCGCATTTTGGCGGCCACCCGATGGCAGCGGGCATGACGCTTGCGGCAGCCGATGTAGATGAATTACGAGAACGCTTGAACGAACAGGCAAAGAATGCATTGACGGCTGAAGATTTGGTGCCGGTTGTGTCAATCGATATTCCAGTTTCTCTAGATGAAGTGGACACGGAAACCATTGAAGGCATGCGCCGGCTTGCGCCATTTGGCATGGGTTTCGCGAAGCCCAAATTCTATCTAGAAGGCGTTAAAGTGGCGGGCATCCGGAAAATCGGCGCAAGCCAAGCGCATCTCAAAATGGAGCTTGCGCAAAACAGCTCCACATTGGATGCAGTTGGCTTTGGCATCGGCGAACTCGGCGATCAACTGACGCCCGACGTTAAAATCGATGTCATCGGCGATTTGCAGATCAACGAATGGAACGGCCGTAAAAAGCCACAACTTTTGGTAGAAGATATCCGCACGGATGAATGGCAGTTATTCGACATCCGCGGCATTCGCCAAGTGAGCCGTTGGTCTAAGCTTATCCCGGCTCAGAACCAAGTGTACGTCGCTTTTCAACAAGAGACAGAAGCGGTATTCAGCTCATTGCTTGATGGGCCGATCGTTTCGGCACAGTCACTCGCTGAGCAGGGAACTGCAAAAGATCATCTAGTATTGCTTGATTTGCCGGATTCTGAAGAGCAACTATCGTCTGTGCTGAAGCAATTAAAGCCAAAGCGGGTCTATGCGCATTTCTATGCCCAGGAATCCCAATACTTTGAACGTATTCCGGACCGCGACCAGTTTAAATGGTTATTCGGTTTCGTTAAAAAGCGCGGCACGTTCGACTTCAAAAAGAACGGTGACGAACTCGCCAAACATAAAGGCTGGAGCCGGGAAACATTATTTTTCATGCTTCAGGTGTTTTTTGAACTCGGTTTTGTTACACTTAACAATGGAATTACCGAGATTGCACAGGCTCCGGGAAAACGTGATTTGACGGAAGCGCCGGCTTATCAAAAGCGCGAGCGGCAAATTGCTTTAGAACAGAAGCTCTTGTATGCATCCTATCGGGATCTAAAAGACTGGTTTGACGCCCAAGTGTCAGCCAAGGAGGAAGAATTATGGATTTAA
- a CDS encoding adenine phosphoribosyltransferase, producing the protein MDLKQYITIVEDWPKPGIRFKDITSLMDSGEAYKYATDQIVAYAKTVDAEIIVGPEARGFIIGCPVAYALEIGFAPVRKEGKLPREVIRAQYGLEYGTDVLTMHKDAIKPGQRVLITDDLLATGGTINATINLVEQLGGVVVGCAFLIELTYLDGRKNLDGYDVTTLMQY; encoded by the coding sequence ATGGATTTAAAGCAGTATATTACGATTGTCGAAGATTGGCCGAAGCCAGGAATCAGGTTCAAGGATATTACATCTTTGATGGACAGTGGCGAAGCCTATAAATACGCAACGGACCAAATCGTTGCATACGCGAAAACAGTGGACGCAGAAATTATCGTTGGGCCGGAAGCTCGCGGCTTTATCATTGGCTGCCCTGTTGCTTATGCGCTGGAAATCGGTTTTGCGCCGGTTCGCAAAGAAGGCAAATTGCCGCGTGAAGTGATTCGTGCACAATATGGCCTTGAGTACGGCACGGACGTATTGACGATGCATAAAGATGCCATCAAACCGGGACAGCGCGTCTTGATCACAGATGATCTTTTAGCAACAGGCGGCACGATCAATGCAACAATCAATTTGGTGGAACAATTGGGCGGCGTTGTAGTTGGCTGCGCATTTTTGATCGAATTGACTTATTTGGATGGCCGCAAAAATCTCGATGGCTACGATGTTACAACTTTGATGCAATATTAA
- a CDS encoding glycosyl hydrolase family 28-related protein has translation MIELDRRYDPVQNNELIGQLLNDATPLEQVTRETEALFNDIKKDLPRVRIKRPVHFFEKLWSVFADDYEVADDNGYGTIVFGQDLFPEWKGKLDREYKKLDSTINRRVNIRDYGAVGDGMTDCTEAFKKALGNGRVEVTVPPGVYIARGIRVPSWSRIVGAGKTASVIKLHPKAPKRSRLLTNSNYVNGNRNISVESLSLDWNVERLGHTDRTNSWGNYSSCITFAGVTNGWVRDVEAINPGLHCVDITSPLYNYAGDGMRGRGGSKYIWVDKVNGFGFGDDGLTTHHSDYVFVSNCHFSDPSGKAHKKGFSNSNGIEIDDGSRHVWLFNNSTSRCFGGVEIKAHANSSAASGVFISGHLSVNDNRSFNFRHIGHHLREDPESLSAYNIKAQRLVSLAPVETRLYKDSSPRALVISGYRNVAVNRFLFKGDPLYDYKGRPASAIQYRAEHISLSNGVVRGFRTAGSDISIMGGQQSARNVRVKNIMSVDSANKTVAVGDDSKWIMVDGIRKQRGDRL, from the coding sequence ATGATCGAATTGGACAGACGGTATGATCCTGTGCAAAATAATGAATTGATTGGGCAGCTATTGAACGATGCCACCCCTCTAGAACAGGTAACCAGGGAGACCGAAGCGCTGTTCAATGACATCAAGAAAGATCTTCCCCGCGTACGCATCAAGCGGCCGGTCCATTTCTTCGAAAAATTGTGGTCGGTTTTTGCCGATGACTATGAAGTGGCGGATGATAACGGCTATGGCACCATTGTTTTTGGGCAGGATCTGTTTCCGGAGTGGAAAGGCAAACTTGACCGCGAATACAAAAAACTCGATTCGACGATCAACCGCCGCGTCAATATACGCGACTATGGCGCAGTTGGCGATGGCATGACGGATTGCACCGAAGCGTTCAAAAAAGCGCTTGGCAACGGCCGGGTGGAAGTGACAGTTCCTCCTGGTGTCTATATCGCGAGAGGCATCCGTGTCCCTTCATGGAGCCGAATCGTTGGTGCAGGAAAAACCGCTTCTGTTATCAAACTGCACCCAAAAGCACCAAAACGTTCCCGGCTATTGACGAATTCCAATTACGTCAATGGCAATCGCAATATCTCGGTCGAAAGCTTGAGCCTCGATTGGAACGTAGAACGGCTCGGGCATACAGACCGCACAAATAGTTGGGGGAATTACTCGAGCTGCATCACTTTTGCGGGGGTTACCAACGGCTGGGTGAGAGATGTCGAAGCGATCAACCCCGGTTTGCATTGCGTTGACATTACCTCGCCGCTTTATAATTACGCGGGCGACGGCATGCGCGGCAGGGGCGGCAGCAAATATATTTGGGTCGATAAGGTCAATGGCTTTGGTTTTGGCGACGACGGTTTGACGACTCATCATAGCGATTATGTGTTTGTCTCCAATTGCCATTTCTCTGACCCGAGCGGAAAAGCGCATAAAAAAGGCTTTTCAAATTCCAATGGCATTGAAATCGATGACGGGTCGAGACATGTTTGGTTATTTAATAATTCCACTTCGCGTTGTTTCGGGGGAGTGGAGATCAAAGCCCACGCCAATTCTTCGGCAGCGTCTGGCGTCTTCATTTCGGGTCATTTATCCGTTAACGACAACCGTTCGTTTAATTTTCGCCATATCGGGCATCATCTGCGAGAAGATCCGGAATCGCTGTCTGCCTATAACATCAAAGCGCAGCGCCTCGTTTCCTTGGCACCTGTCGAGACGAGGCTCTATAAAGATTCATCGCCACGTGCGCTCGTCATTTCGGGCTACCGCAACGTTGCGGTCAACCGCTTTTTGTTTAAAGGCGACCCGCTGTACGATTACAAAGGACGTCCAGCATCGGCTATCCAGTATCGTGCCGAACATATTTCGCTGTCTAACGGCGTAGTGCGTGGCTTTCGTACGGCAGGTTCAGACATTTCCATCATGGGCGGCCAGCAAAGTGCGCGAAATGTCCGTGTCAAAAATATCATGAGTGTGGATTCGGCGAACAAGACCGTAGCGGTTGGCGATGACAGCAAATGGATCATGGTGGACGGCATCCGTAAACAAAGAGGCGACCGCCTGTAG